A genomic segment from Mustela lutreola isolate mMusLut2 chromosome 15, mMusLut2.pri, whole genome shotgun sequence encodes:
- the LOC131815791 gene encoding LOW QUALITY PROTEIN: small ribosomal subunit protein uS15m-like (The sequence of the model RefSeq protein was modified relative to this genomic sequence to represent the inferred CDS: inserted 2 bases in 1 codon), whose amino-acid sequence MLRTVWRALRSLRTQAVAQAPVLGLPDGACARPPSPQWALPCTRGVILQAVRGYAAWKPVQPLQEDDPPPSTLLKDYQNIPGIEKFEDVVRRLLSLEMANQKEKLKIKQQQLMNKVVANPEDTSSLEARIVAXVKIRNYEEHMQKHRKDKAQKRYLLMSIDQRKKMLKTLRKTNYSIFEKTCKELGIEYTLPPLYNRKPHRRLAAKKALCIRVFQEAQKLKKQKRALKAKAAAAQKQGQKNPESSFKAEPEPMKENQ is encoded by the exons ATGCTGAGGACGGTGTGGAGGGCTCTGAGGTCACTTCGGACCCAGGCAGTAGCCCAGGCCCCAGTCCTTGGGCTGCCAGACGGAGCGTGTGCCAGGCCGCCCTCCCCCCAGTGGGCCCTTCCCTGTACTCGAGGTGTCATCCTCCAGGCCGTTCGCGGATATGCCGCCTGGAAACCAGTCCAGCCCCTCCAAGAAGATGACCCACCCCCTTCCACGCTGCTCAAAGACTACCAGAACATTCCTGGAATTGAGAAGTTTGAAGACGTCGTGAGAAGACTCTTGTCTTTAGAAATGGCAAACCAGAAGGAGAAGCTAAAAATCAAGCAACAGCAGCTGATGAACAAGGTCGTGGCAAACCCTGAGGACACTAGCTCCCTGGAGGCTCGAATTGTTGC TGTCAAGATCCGCAATTATGAAGAGCACATGCAGAAACACCGAAAGGACAAAGCCCAAAAGCGCTATCTTCTGATGAGCATCGACCAGAGGAAAAAGATGCTTAAAACCCTCCGTAAGACCAACTATAGTATCTTCGAGAAGACATGCAAGGAACTGGGGATAGAGTACACCCTCCCTCCTCTGTACAACCGGAAACCCCACCGACGCTTGGCAGCCAAGAAGGCCCTGTGCATTCGGGTCTTCCAAGAGGCCCAAAAGCTCAAGAAGCAGAAAAGGGCCTTAAAAGctaaagcagcagcagcccagaaACAAGGCCAGAAGAACCCAGAGAGTTCTTTCAAAGCTGAACCAGAGCCAATGAAAGAAAACCAATAA